From Salvia splendens isolate huo1 chromosome 16, SspV2, whole genome shotgun sequence, a single genomic window includes:
- the LOC121772023 gene encoding ENHANCER OF AG-4 protein 2-like isoform X1 codes for MAPGRRRGGKGAKTKSELSLGDLVLAKVKGFPTWPAKISRPEEWKHAPDPKKYFVQFFGTEEIAFVAPVDIQLFTSESKNKLSARCQGKTVKYFAQAVKEICEEFDELQHKSLSGVRDDSNADNLASETHSVDTVTGEASEVSFKNGRDSEGPNCKLETAGLSDLDPRSEHCSEILGEMDSQNVKPHLLDDMSHSLSPHPSSGEMNKLCTETANLVKETNADQSALTNGSQSKLAMDPKRKHDDAKRRNSDVVISREHNEDVVKLTQASGGNMKMSSADNSRSDLSNGSKRKGKKLLTGKRHPATADNDCVDAEAIPEDKNEVISRKKMKLQHDQEKQTSRSNEASLPPKMDNIEGTRLISGGKLEYQPSRAQPSANEFSNSPDEDDHPPTKRQRRALGVASTSTSFSENRQGSSTSHKNNAVHLNKVQPPIMQLTAKRRAVRICDDEEDDELPKTPIHVGSTHKVSVTPRVSDSKMKNAKRGETHGNSHMVMRNTGTLKDEFKDQLQSSQVSTKALSPTAQPGMLKSTPEISAKHVSPVHPQLHTETMPLLEAKPVSGSPERSPRSVAARPLTDLRKKQLTKTPGSVYQKKVPLVTNSSLGTAPNRLNSSLNQSATERSKPALSGEKKKTTSRPNSQINDSFHSVGNTDEIITSHSERLDGGKATKINLPVDLATSDSAMSMKNLIAAAQARKRQANLHNPYGNPFSLLIPDADILGHSPNPTSAALAVESRNILQIDVQDHLTSTSFDVRQLSSVNGHENEDLEERRVNSCNQATGSSLSGGTEAAVARDAFEGMIETLSRTKESIGRATRLAVDCAKYGIANEVVELLILKLANEPSLHRKVDIFFLVDSITQCSHSQKGIAGASYIPIVQAALPRLIGAAAPPGADAQENRRQCHKVLRLWLERKILPESVLRRYMDEIGAVYDGGAGFSQRRPSRAERAIDDPIREMEGMLVDEYGSNTTFQLPGFLSSHLFEDDEEDNSPSMLYKEVLDTSLSEHNLANKDLENCTVTPSDRRHCILEDVDGELEMEDVSGHIKDDRILIANCTSIIASLEPNSDVKLESASEMSELLPSPEGSPPLPPGSPPMTPPLPASPPPVSPPPPPPPLPSSSAPPPPPPPPPSSLQLIPPPPVGPPPYVQSLPPQPALMSQYVPPAPSTSQPLAYHPPPLHHEIGGTTSGNPPIHMVSSTQGSHTEAPRGEIYSQHSSFFSPASGSNAREHVGYNSSRPVEYGKNDPCINHQASQQRKHLLPGTATFVHRPLHPEAPPQQISAHFSYPNPVMQHQYPPYPLPVADGPRRYSTDGQWRMPVNDYNADLPCGGWNAGAQPFSGQPYSQEAGYFGPPSERAPASAINFRPAAANSLPPAPPIPVHGVPMMPCRPDMSAVNWRPL; via the exons AGCTTTTGTCGCTCCTGTGGATATCCAGCTGTTCACAAGTGAATCCAAGAACAAACTGTCTGCTCGATGCCAGGGTAAGACAGTCAAATATTTTGCCCAAGCTGTGAAGGAAATATGTGAAGAATTTGATGAGTTGCAACATAAAAGCTTAAGTGGTGTAAGAGATGATAGCAATGCAGATAATCTTGCCTCTGAAACACATTCAGTTGATACAGTTACAGGCGAAGCCTCAGAGGTTAGTTTTAAGAATGGGAGGGATAGTGAGGGACCAAACTGCAAATTAGAGACAGCGGGACTGAGTGATCTAGACCCTAGGTCAGAGCATTGTTCAGAAATACTTGGTGAGATGGATAGTCAAAATGTTAAGCCTCACTTGTTAGATGATATGAGCCATAGTTTGTCTCCACATCCATCTTCGGGAGAAATGAATAAATTATGTACGGAAACTGCTAATCTGGTGAAGGAGACAAATGCTGACCAGAGTGCATTGACAAATGGCAGCCAATCAAAGCTGGCAATGGATCCTAAGAGGAAGCACGATGATGCAAAGCGCAGAAATAGTGATGTGGTTATATCACGTGAACACAATGAAGATGTAGTAAAATTAACACAGGCTTCAGGTGGGAATATGAAGATGTCATCTGCAGATAATTCAAGATCAGATTTAAGTAATGGCAgtaaaaggaaaggaaaaaaattgCTGACAGGGAAAAGGCATCCAGCAACGGCAGATAATGATTGTGTAGATGCTGAAGCCATTCCTGAGGACAAAAATGAAGTAATCTCTAGGAAAAAGATGAAGCTACAACATGACCAGGAAAAGCAAACTTCTCGGAGTAATGAAGCATCACTTCCTCCCAAGATGGACAACATTGAGGGTACAAGGTTAATATCAGGAGGGAAGCTTGAGTACCAACCTTCCAGAGCACAGCCAAGTGCAAATGAGTTCAGCAATTCTCCCGATGAAGATGATCACCCTCCAACAAAGCGCCAACGCCGAGCACTTGGAGTTGCCTCAACTTCTACTTCATTCTCTGAAAATAGACAGGGAAGTTCTACATCACATAAAAATAACGCGGTGCATCTGAACAAGGTTCAACCTCCAATAATGCAGCTTACAGCAAAGAGGAGAGCTGTCCGCATATGtgatgatgaggaggatgaCGAATTACCTAAAACTCCAATTCATGTAGGATCTACCCATAAGGTTTCTGTTACTCCTCGGGTTTCAGattccaaaatgaaaaatgctAAGCGTGGGGAGACACATGGAAACAGTCATATGGTCATGAGAAACACAGGAACACTCAAGGATGAGTTCAAAGATCAGCTACAATCTTCTCAAGTATCCACTAAAGCTTTATCACCAACTGCTCAGCCAGGCATGCTAAAGAGCACTCCAGAAATATCTGCAAAGCATGTATCTCCTGTTCACCCCCAGTTACATACTGAAACCATGCCCTTGTTAGAGGCTAAGCCAGTTTCAGGCTCCCCCGAAAGGTCCCCTCGATCAGTTGCTGCTAGACCATTAACAGATTTACGGAAAAAACAGTTGACCAAAACACCTGGTAGTGTGTACCAGAAGAAAGTTCCACTAGTAACAAACAGTAGCCTTGGTACAGCTCCTAACAGGCTAAATTCTTCTCTTAATCAATCAGCAACTGAAAGAAGTAAACCGGCTTTGTCTGGTGAGAAAAAGAAAACCACCTCGAGGCCAAATTCCCAAATCAATGATTCTTTCCATTCAGTTGGAAATACAGACGAAATCATTACCTCACATAGTGAAAG GTTGGATGGTGGTAAAGCTACCAAAATAAATTTGCCTGTTGATTTGGCGACTTCAGACTCGGCCATGTCAATGAAAAACCTAATTGCTGCTGCTCAAGCGAGAAAGAGACAAGCAAACTTGCATAACCCTTATGGAAATCCTTTTAGTCTATTGATTCCTGATGCTGACATTCTTGGTCATAGTCCGAACCCGACCTCAGCTGCATTAGCAGTTGAGTCTAGGAACATACTCCAAATCGATGTGCAAGACCATCTTACATCCACTTCCTTTGATGTTCGGCAGTTATCGTCTGTCAATGGACATGAAAATGAAGACCTGGAGGAGAGGAGGGTGAATTCATGCAATCAGGCTACTGGGAGCTCTCTAAGTGGGGGTACTGAAGCTGCTGTTGCTCGTGATGCTTTTGAAGGGATGATAGAGACCCTGTCGAGGACCAAAGAGAGTATTGGTCGTGCAACTCGTCTTGCAGTTGATTGTGCTAAGTATGGGATTGCCAATGAG GTTGTGGAACTTCTCATCCTGAAGTTGGCAAATGAGCCAAGTTTACATCGCAAAGTAGACATTTTTTTTCTGGTTGACTCTATAACCCAATGCTCTCATAGTCAGAAAG GAATTGCTGGGGCATCTTATATTCCGATTGTTCAAGCAGCATTGCCTCGTCTCATTGGAGCTGCTGCTCCACCTGGAGCAGATGCACAGGAAAATCGACGTCAATGTCATAAG GTCTTGCGGTTATGGCTTGAGAGGAAAATCTTGCCAGAATCTGTCCTCCGACGTTACATGGATGAGATAGGAGCAGTATATGATGGTGGAGCTGGATTTTCTCAGAGACGCCCTTCCCGAGCTGAGCGGGCCATTGATGATCCAATAAGAGAAATGGAAGGCATGCTTGTGGACGAGTATGGGAG TAACACCACATTTCAATTACCTGGGTTTCTGTCGTCTCATTTATTtgaagatgatgaagaagatAATTCTCCATCAATGCTATACAAGGAAGTTTTAGATACATCGTTATCTGAGCATAACCTTGCAAATAAGGATCTTGAGAACTGCACTGTTACTCCAAGTGACCGGCGTCACTGTATATTAGAGGATGTTGATGGTGAGCTTGAAATGGAAGACGTTTCTGGCCATATTAAGGATGATAGAATATTAATTGCCAATTGTACCTCTATAATTGCTTCACTTGAGCCAAATTCAGATGTAAAACTTGAATCAGCTTCTGAAATGTCTGAGTTGCTGCCTTCTCCTGAGGGTTCTCCACCGTTACCACCTGGCTCTCCTCCTATGACTCCACCTCTACCTGCTTCACCACCTCCAGTATCcccaccacctccacctccacccttACCATCATCATCTGCACCACCGcccccacctccaccaccaccttcctCACTACAACTAATTCCTCCACCACCTGTCGGTCCTCCTCCATATGTTCAGTCATTGCCACCTCAACCTGCATTGATGTCCCAATACGTTCCTCCAGCTCCGTCAACTTCTCAGCCATTAGCTTATCACCCACCTCCGTTACATCATGAGATTGGTGGCACAACCAGT GGAAATCCACCTATCCATATGGTTTCCAGTACTCAAGGGTCCCATACTGAAGCACCTAGAGGTGAAATATATTCACAGCATTCCTCGTTCTTCTCTCCAGCTTCAGGCAGCAATGCACGAGAACATGTTGGCTATAATTCATCAAGGCCTGTTGAATATGGAAAGAACGATCCGTGTATTAATCACCAAGCTTCACAGCAGAGGAAACATTTGCTGCCAGGTACTGCAACGTTTGTCCATAGACCACTGCATCCTGAGGCCCCACCTCAACAAATATCTGCCCATTTCTCGTATCCGAATCCAGTCATGCAGCATCAATATCCCCCTTATCCATTGCCAGTAGCTGATGGTCCTAGGAGGTATTCTACCGATGGGCAATGGCGGATGCCAGTAAATGATTACAATGCGGATCTTCCCTGTGGAGGGTGGAATGCCGGAGCCCAGCCATTTTCTGGTCAACCTTATTCGCAAGAAG CAGGTTATTTTGGACCACCTTCAGAAAGGGCTCCAGCAAGTGCCATAAATTTTCGGCCTGCTGCAGCAAATAGTTTACCACCAGCACCTCCAATTCCAG TTCATGGTGTTCCAATGATGCCTTGTAGGCCGGACATGTCTGCCGTCAATTGGAGGCCATTATAA
- the LOC121772023 gene encoding ENHANCER OF AG-4 protein 2-like isoform X2 has translation MAPGRRRGGKGAKTKSELSLGDLVLAKVKGFPTWPAKISRPEEWKHAPDPKKYFVQFFGTEEIAFVAPVDIQLFTSESKNKLSARCQGKTVKYFAQAVKEICEEFDELQHKSLSGVRDDSNADNLASETHSVDTVTGEASEVSFKNGRDSEGPNCKLETAGLSDLDPRSEHCSEILGEMDSQNVKPHLLDDMSHSLSPHPSSGEMNKLCTETANLVKETNADQSALTNGSQSKLAMDPKRKHDDAKRRNSDVVISREHNEDVVKLTQASGGNMKMSSADNSRSDLSNGSKRKGKKLLTGKRHPATADNDCVDAEAIPEDKNEVISRKKMKLQHDQEKQTSRSNEASLPPKMDNIEGTRLISGGKLEYQPSRAQPSANEFSNSPDEDDHPPTKRQRRALGVASTSTSFSENRQGSSTSHKNNAVHLNKVQPPIMQLTAKRRAVRICDDEEDDELPKTPIHVGSTHKVSVTPRVSDSKMKNAKRGETHGNSHMVMRNTGTLKDEFKDQLQSSQVSTKALSPTAQPGMLKSTPEISAKHVSPVHPQLHTETMPLLEAKPVSGSPERSPRSVAARPLTDLRKKQLTKTPGSVYQKKVPLVTNSSLGTAPNRLNSSLNQSATERSKPALSGEKKKTTSRPNSQINDSFHSVGNTDEIITSHSERLDGGKATKINLPVDLATSDSAMSMKNLIAAAQARKRQANLHNPYGNPFSLLIPDADILGHSPNPTSAALAVESRNILQIDVQDHLTSTSFDVRQLSSVNGHENEDLEERRVNSCNQATGSSLSGGTEAAVARDAFEGMIETLSRTKESIGRATRLAVDCAKYGIANEVVELLILKLANEPSLHRKVDIFFLVDSITQCSHSQKGIAGASYIPIVQAALPRLIGAAAPPGADAQENRRQCHKVLRLWLERKILPESVLRRYMDEIGAVYDGGAGFSQRRPSRAERAIDDPIREMEGMLVDEYGSNTTFQLPGFLSSHLFEDDEEDNSPSMLYKEVLDTSLSEHNLANKDLENCTVTPSDRRHCILEDVDGELEMEDVSGHIKDDRILIANCTSIIASLEPNSDVKLESASEMSELLPSPEGSPPLPPGSPPMTPPLPASPPPVSPPPPPPPLPSSSAPPPPPPPPPSSLQLIPPPPVGPPPYVQSLPPQPALMSQYVPPAPSTSQPLAYHPPPLHHEIGGTTSGNPPIHMVSSTQGSHTEAPRGEIYSQHSSFFSPASGSNAREHVGYNSSRPVEYGKNDPCINHQASQQRKHLLPGTATFVHRPLHPEAPPQQISAHFSYPNPVMQHQYPPYPLPVADGPRRYSTDGQWRMPVNDYNADLPCGGWNAGAQPFSGQPYSQEGYFGPPSERAPASAINFRPAAANSLPPAPPIPVHGVPMMPCRPDMSAVNWRPL, from the exons AGCTTTTGTCGCTCCTGTGGATATCCAGCTGTTCACAAGTGAATCCAAGAACAAACTGTCTGCTCGATGCCAGGGTAAGACAGTCAAATATTTTGCCCAAGCTGTGAAGGAAATATGTGAAGAATTTGATGAGTTGCAACATAAAAGCTTAAGTGGTGTAAGAGATGATAGCAATGCAGATAATCTTGCCTCTGAAACACATTCAGTTGATACAGTTACAGGCGAAGCCTCAGAGGTTAGTTTTAAGAATGGGAGGGATAGTGAGGGACCAAACTGCAAATTAGAGACAGCGGGACTGAGTGATCTAGACCCTAGGTCAGAGCATTGTTCAGAAATACTTGGTGAGATGGATAGTCAAAATGTTAAGCCTCACTTGTTAGATGATATGAGCCATAGTTTGTCTCCACATCCATCTTCGGGAGAAATGAATAAATTATGTACGGAAACTGCTAATCTGGTGAAGGAGACAAATGCTGACCAGAGTGCATTGACAAATGGCAGCCAATCAAAGCTGGCAATGGATCCTAAGAGGAAGCACGATGATGCAAAGCGCAGAAATAGTGATGTGGTTATATCACGTGAACACAATGAAGATGTAGTAAAATTAACACAGGCTTCAGGTGGGAATATGAAGATGTCATCTGCAGATAATTCAAGATCAGATTTAAGTAATGGCAgtaaaaggaaaggaaaaaaattgCTGACAGGGAAAAGGCATCCAGCAACGGCAGATAATGATTGTGTAGATGCTGAAGCCATTCCTGAGGACAAAAATGAAGTAATCTCTAGGAAAAAGATGAAGCTACAACATGACCAGGAAAAGCAAACTTCTCGGAGTAATGAAGCATCACTTCCTCCCAAGATGGACAACATTGAGGGTACAAGGTTAATATCAGGAGGGAAGCTTGAGTACCAACCTTCCAGAGCACAGCCAAGTGCAAATGAGTTCAGCAATTCTCCCGATGAAGATGATCACCCTCCAACAAAGCGCCAACGCCGAGCACTTGGAGTTGCCTCAACTTCTACTTCATTCTCTGAAAATAGACAGGGAAGTTCTACATCACATAAAAATAACGCGGTGCATCTGAACAAGGTTCAACCTCCAATAATGCAGCTTACAGCAAAGAGGAGAGCTGTCCGCATATGtgatgatgaggaggatgaCGAATTACCTAAAACTCCAATTCATGTAGGATCTACCCATAAGGTTTCTGTTACTCCTCGGGTTTCAGattccaaaatgaaaaatgctAAGCGTGGGGAGACACATGGAAACAGTCATATGGTCATGAGAAACACAGGAACACTCAAGGATGAGTTCAAAGATCAGCTACAATCTTCTCAAGTATCCACTAAAGCTTTATCACCAACTGCTCAGCCAGGCATGCTAAAGAGCACTCCAGAAATATCTGCAAAGCATGTATCTCCTGTTCACCCCCAGTTACATACTGAAACCATGCCCTTGTTAGAGGCTAAGCCAGTTTCAGGCTCCCCCGAAAGGTCCCCTCGATCAGTTGCTGCTAGACCATTAACAGATTTACGGAAAAAACAGTTGACCAAAACACCTGGTAGTGTGTACCAGAAGAAAGTTCCACTAGTAACAAACAGTAGCCTTGGTACAGCTCCTAACAGGCTAAATTCTTCTCTTAATCAATCAGCAACTGAAAGAAGTAAACCGGCTTTGTCTGGTGAGAAAAAGAAAACCACCTCGAGGCCAAATTCCCAAATCAATGATTCTTTCCATTCAGTTGGAAATACAGACGAAATCATTACCTCACATAGTGAAAG GTTGGATGGTGGTAAAGCTACCAAAATAAATTTGCCTGTTGATTTGGCGACTTCAGACTCGGCCATGTCAATGAAAAACCTAATTGCTGCTGCTCAAGCGAGAAAGAGACAAGCAAACTTGCATAACCCTTATGGAAATCCTTTTAGTCTATTGATTCCTGATGCTGACATTCTTGGTCATAGTCCGAACCCGACCTCAGCTGCATTAGCAGTTGAGTCTAGGAACATACTCCAAATCGATGTGCAAGACCATCTTACATCCACTTCCTTTGATGTTCGGCAGTTATCGTCTGTCAATGGACATGAAAATGAAGACCTGGAGGAGAGGAGGGTGAATTCATGCAATCAGGCTACTGGGAGCTCTCTAAGTGGGGGTACTGAAGCTGCTGTTGCTCGTGATGCTTTTGAAGGGATGATAGAGACCCTGTCGAGGACCAAAGAGAGTATTGGTCGTGCAACTCGTCTTGCAGTTGATTGTGCTAAGTATGGGATTGCCAATGAG GTTGTGGAACTTCTCATCCTGAAGTTGGCAAATGAGCCAAGTTTACATCGCAAAGTAGACATTTTTTTTCTGGTTGACTCTATAACCCAATGCTCTCATAGTCAGAAAG GAATTGCTGGGGCATCTTATATTCCGATTGTTCAAGCAGCATTGCCTCGTCTCATTGGAGCTGCTGCTCCACCTGGAGCAGATGCACAGGAAAATCGACGTCAATGTCATAAG GTCTTGCGGTTATGGCTTGAGAGGAAAATCTTGCCAGAATCTGTCCTCCGACGTTACATGGATGAGATAGGAGCAGTATATGATGGTGGAGCTGGATTTTCTCAGAGACGCCCTTCCCGAGCTGAGCGGGCCATTGATGATCCAATAAGAGAAATGGAAGGCATGCTTGTGGACGAGTATGGGAG TAACACCACATTTCAATTACCTGGGTTTCTGTCGTCTCATTTATTtgaagatgatgaagaagatAATTCTCCATCAATGCTATACAAGGAAGTTTTAGATACATCGTTATCTGAGCATAACCTTGCAAATAAGGATCTTGAGAACTGCACTGTTACTCCAAGTGACCGGCGTCACTGTATATTAGAGGATGTTGATGGTGAGCTTGAAATGGAAGACGTTTCTGGCCATATTAAGGATGATAGAATATTAATTGCCAATTGTACCTCTATAATTGCTTCACTTGAGCCAAATTCAGATGTAAAACTTGAATCAGCTTCTGAAATGTCTGAGTTGCTGCCTTCTCCTGAGGGTTCTCCACCGTTACCACCTGGCTCTCCTCCTATGACTCCACCTCTACCTGCTTCACCACCTCCAGTATCcccaccacctccacctccacccttACCATCATCATCTGCACCACCGcccccacctccaccaccaccttcctCACTACAACTAATTCCTCCACCACCTGTCGGTCCTCCTCCATATGTTCAGTCATTGCCACCTCAACCTGCATTGATGTCCCAATACGTTCCTCCAGCTCCGTCAACTTCTCAGCCATTAGCTTATCACCCACCTCCGTTACATCATGAGATTGGTGGCACAACCAGT GGAAATCCACCTATCCATATGGTTTCCAGTACTCAAGGGTCCCATACTGAAGCACCTAGAGGTGAAATATATTCACAGCATTCCTCGTTCTTCTCTCCAGCTTCAGGCAGCAATGCACGAGAACATGTTGGCTATAATTCATCAAGGCCTGTTGAATATGGAAAGAACGATCCGTGTATTAATCACCAAGCTTCACAGCAGAGGAAACATTTGCTGCCAGGTACTGCAACGTTTGTCCATAGACCACTGCATCCTGAGGCCCCACCTCAACAAATATCTGCCCATTTCTCGTATCCGAATCCAGTCATGCAGCATCAATATCCCCCTTATCCATTGCCAGTAGCTGATGGTCCTAGGAGGTATTCTACCGATGGGCAATGGCGGATGCCAGTAAATGATTACAATGCGGATCTTCCCTGTGGAGGGTGGAATGCCGGAGCCCAGCCATTTTCTGGTCAACCTTATTCGCAAGAAG GTTATTTTGGACCACCTTCAGAAAGGGCTCCAGCAAGTGCCATAAATTTTCGGCCTGCTGCAGCAAATAGTTTACCACCAGCACCTCCAATTCCAG TTCATGGTGTTCCAATGATGCCTTGTAGGCCGGACATGTCTGCCGTCAATTGGAGGCCATTATAA